A DNA window from Engraulis encrasicolus isolate BLACKSEA-1 chromosome 3, IST_EnEncr_1.0, whole genome shotgun sequence contains the following coding sequences:
- the lrrc2 gene encoding leucine-rich repeat-containing protein 2 isoform X2, with protein MNLESKLDIPVYDLSLIRGVWETRAKKQKVRQKREQERLAKSALQRVNQQWQFRIACRKMKSAEMTELQHYLERSSLKEVTIDPYLEEEQQEGALEEGQCTGGGDSGLQIEEKRFIFELSGDKWKEVPASLYEMTYLREWHITETKILKIPAFIGMFKDMRVLDIPKNCLDTLPPEIGQLTHLKELNVSYNKLSEIPPELGDCENLERLELTSNYNLMELPFELSSLKKLVHLDIAENKFISIPVCVLRMSSLQWLDMSNNGLKDLPEDIDRLDELTTLFLHKNKLTYLPMSMANMERLTMIVVSGEELTCLPSKLVERPTLKFIRLYENNTGQETDQERKEDDEQQQQQEQEHVPDVSEKEFLHTYIGSLKDRDTAPTYTTKVSLSCVL; from the exons ATGAATCTGGAAAGCAAACTGGACATCCCGGTGTATGACCTGTCTCTCATCAGAGGCGTATGGGAGACACGCGCCAAGAAACAAAAAGTGCGGCAGAAAAGGGAACAGGAACGCCTGGCCAAGAGTGCTTTGCAGAG GGTGAATCAACAGTGGCAGTTCCGCATAGCCTGTCGTAAGATGAAGAGCGCGGAGATGACCGAGCTGCAGCACTATCTGGAGAGGTCCTCGCTAAAGGAGGTGACTATTGACCCATacctggaggaggagcagcaggagggggCCCTGGAGGAGGGACAATGCACTGGGGGTGGAG attctGGACTGCAGATTGAAGAGAAACGGTTCATTTTTGAACTGAGTGGTGACAAAtggaag GAGGTCCCAGCCTCCCTGTATGAGATGACCTACCTCCGCGAATGGCACATCACTGAGACAAAGATCTTAAAGATTCCAGCTTTCATTGGAATGTTTAAGGACATGCGTGTACTGGATATACCCAAAAACTGCCTTGACACATTACCACCTGAAATAG GTCAACTGACACATCTTAAAGAACTGAATGTGAGTTACAATAAGCTCTCTGAGATTCCCCCTGAGCTGGGGGACTGTGAGAACCTGGAGAGGCTGGAGTTGACTTCAAATTATAATCTCATGGAATTACCGTTTGAG CTGAGTAGCCTCAAGAAACTGGTCCACTTGGACATTGCGGAAAACAAGTTCATTAGCATTCCTGTCTGTGTTCTGCGCATGTCAAGCCTGCAGTGGTTAGACATGAGCAACAATGGGCTTAAAGATCTCCCTGAAGACATCGACAG ACTTGACGAGCTGACCACATTGTTTCTTCACAAGAACAAGTTGACATACCTGCCCATGTCCATGGCCAACATGGAAAGACTTACTATGATTGTTGTATCTGGAGAGGAATTGACATGTTTGCCTTCCAAGCTGGTTGAGAGGCCAACATTGAA GTTTATTAGATTATATGAAAATAATACTGGCCAAGAAACCGAtcaagagaggaaggaggacgatgagcagcagcagcagcaggagcaggagcatgtACCAGATGTGAGCGAGAAGGAGTTCCTACACACCTACATCGGCAGCCTCAAGGACAGAG ATACAGCTCCAACATACACCACAAAAGTTTCCCTGAGTTGTGTTCTGTAA
- the lrrc2 gene encoding leucine-rich repeat-containing protein 2 isoform X1, with protein MKFKMEASAVHGISEICSMWETRLERRQRNAPPPEVTMNLESKLDIPVYDLSLIRGVWETRAKKQKVRQKREQERLAKSALQRVNQQWQFRIACRKMKSAEMTELQHYLERSSLKEVTIDPYLEEEQQEGALEEGQCTGGGDSGLQIEEKRFIFELSGDKWKEVPASLYEMTYLREWHITETKILKIPAFIGMFKDMRVLDIPKNCLDTLPPEIGQLTHLKELNVSYNKLSEIPPELGDCENLERLELTSNYNLMELPFELSSLKKLVHLDIAENKFISIPVCVLRMSSLQWLDMSNNGLKDLPEDIDRLDELTTLFLHKNKLTYLPMSMANMERLTMIVVSGEELTCLPSKLVERPTLKFIRLYENNTGQETDQERKEDDEQQQQQEQEHVPDVSEKEFLHTYIGSLKDRDTAPTYTTKVSLSCVL; from the exons ATGAAGTTCAAAATGGAGGCCTCTGCGGTGCATGGTATATCAGAGATCTGCAGCATGTGGGAGACTCGATTGGAGAGGCGGCAACGAAACGCACCACCAC CTGAAGTCACAATGAATCTGGAAAGCAAACTGGACATCCCGGTGTATGACCTGTCTCTCATCAGAGGCGTATGGGAGACACGCGCCAAGAAACAAAAAGTGCGGCAGAAAAGGGAACAGGAACGCCTGGCCAAGAGTGCTTTGCAGAG GGTGAATCAACAGTGGCAGTTCCGCATAGCCTGTCGTAAGATGAAGAGCGCGGAGATGACCGAGCTGCAGCACTATCTGGAGAGGTCCTCGCTAAAGGAGGTGACTATTGACCCATacctggaggaggagcagcaggagggggCCCTGGAGGAGGGACAATGCACTGGGGGTGGAG attctGGACTGCAGATTGAAGAGAAACGGTTCATTTTTGAACTGAGTGGTGACAAAtggaag GAGGTCCCAGCCTCCCTGTATGAGATGACCTACCTCCGCGAATGGCACATCACTGAGACAAAGATCTTAAAGATTCCAGCTTTCATTGGAATGTTTAAGGACATGCGTGTACTGGATATACCCAAAAACTGCCTTGACACATTACCACCTGAAATAG GTCAACTGACACATCTTAAAGAACTGAATGTGAGTTACAATAAGCTCTCTGAGATTCCCCCTGAGCTGGGGGACTGTGAGAACCTGGAGAGGCTGGAGTTGACTTCAAATTATAATCTCATGGAATTACCGTTTGAG CTGAGTAGCCTCAAGAAACTGGTCCACTTGGACATTGCGGAAAACAAGTTCATTAGCATTCCTGTCTGTGTTCTGCGCATGTCAAGCCTGCAGTGGTTAGACATGAGCAACAATGGGCTTAAAGATCTCCCTGAAGACATCGACAG ACTTGACGAGCTGACCACATTGTTTCTTCACAAGAACAAGTTGACATACCTGCCCATGTCCATGGCCAACATGGAAAGACTTACTATGATTGTTGTATCTGGAGAGGAATTGACATGTTTGCCTTCCAAGCTGGTTGAGAGGCCAACATTGAA GTTTATTAGATTATATGAAAATAATACTGGCCAAGAAACCGAtcaagagaggaaggaggacgatgagcagcagcagcagcaggagcaggagcatgtACCAGATGTGAGCGAGAAGGAGTTCCTACACACCTACATCGGCAGCCTCAAGGACAGAG ATACAGCTCCAACATACACCACAAAAGTTTCCCTGAGTTGTGTTCTGTAA